The proteins below come from a single Molothrus ater isolate BHLD 08-10-18 breed brown headed cowbird chromosome 3, BPBGC_Mater_1.1, whole genome shotgun sequence genomic window:
- the PPP1CB gene encoding serine/threonine-protein phosphatase PP1-beta catalytic subunit, protein MADGELNVDSLITRLLEVRGCRPGKIVQMTEAEVRGLCIKSREIFLSQPILLELEAPLKICGDIHGQYTDLLRLFEYGGFPPEANYLFLGDYVDRGKQSLETICLLLAYKIKYPENFFLLRGNHECASINRIYGFYDECKRRFNIKLWKTFTDCFNCLPIAAIVDEKIFCCHGGLSPDLQSMEQIRRIMRPTDVPDTGLLCDLLWSDPDKDVQGWGENDRGVSFTFGADVVSKFLNRHDLDLICRAHQVVEDGYEFFAKRQLVTLFSAPNYCGEFDNAGGMMSVDETLMCSFQILKPSEKKAKYQYGGLNSGRPVTPPRTANPPKKR, encoded by the exons TACGAGGATGTCGTCCTGGGAAGATTGTTCAGATGACTGAAGCAGAAGTTCGGGGCTTGTGCATAAAATCACGGGAAATATTTCTTAGCCAACCTATTCTTCTGGAACTAGAGGCACCTCTGAAAATTTGTG gtgataTCCATGGTCAGTATACAGACTTGCTTCGATTATTTGAATATGGAGGATTCCCACCAGAAGCTAATTATCTTTTCCTTGGAGATTATGTAGACAGAGGCAAACAGTCTCTGGAAACAATTTGCCTACTACTGGCATATAAAATCAAGTACCCAGAAAACTTCTTTCTCCTAAGAGGAAATCATGAGTGTGCTAGCATCAATCGAATCTATGGATTTTATGATGAAT GCAAGCGGAGATTTAACATTAAGCTGTGGAAGACCTTCACAGACTGTTTTAACTGTCTGCCTATTGCAGCCATTGTGGATGAGAAGATCTTCTGTTGTCATGGAG GACTGTCTCCAGATCTCCAGTCAATGGAGCAGATCCGGAGAATTATGAGACCTACAGATGTTCCTGACACAG GTTTGCTCTGTGACCTGCTGTGGTCTGACCCAGACAAAGATGTGCAAGGTTGGGGTGAAAATGATCGTGGGGTCTCTTTCACTTTTGGTGCCGATGTGGTCAGTAAATTTCTGAATCGTCATGATCTGGATTTGATCTGTCGAGCTCATCAG GTGGTTGAAGATGGATACGAGTTCTTTGCTAAACGGCAGTTGGTCACCCTATTCTCAGCTCCAAATTACTGTGGAGAGTTTGACAATGCAGGAGGCATGATGAGTGTGGATGAAACTCTGATGTGTTCCTTCCAG ATATTGAAACCATCTGAAAAGAAAGCCAAGTACCAGTATGGTGGACTGAATTCTGGGCGTCCCGTCACTCCACCTCGCACAGCTAATCCACCGAAGAAGAggtga